From Prevotella sp. oral taxon 299 str. F0039:
TTCTTCTTGGTCGAGATAGATAAAAACATTGAGTTCATCGCCCACCTTTGTGCCCTCAGGAACATATCTTGCAGGAAGCAAAATCTCATCAGCATCGCCTCCATCTAAGTACAATCCAAAGTCAACTAACTTGGTAACCGTAAGCAAGTTGTATTCTCCGAGCTTAATTGTCTTCATCTTTCGCCTCCTCTTTAATGTTGTTGTTCGATGTAGTTTCTTGTTCAATGATTCCGTCTTTCAAGTGAATAGTACGGTCGGTAATGCTTGCAAGCTCCTCATCATGAGTGACAATAACAAACGTTTGACCATATTTGTCCCTCAAATCGAAGAATAATTGGTGCAATTCTCGTTTGTTTTTAGAATCCAAACTACCGCTAGGCTCGTCTGCAAGAATAACTTCTGGGTTGTTAATCAATGCTCTTGCCACCGCAACTCGTTGCTTTTCGCCTCCCGAAAGCTCATTGGGCTTGTGGTGAGCTCTATCTTTTAACTGCATAAACTCGAGTAGTTCTTCAGCCTTTTGTTTTGCAACACTCTTCGAAACACCGCCGATAAAGGACGGAATCATAATGTTTTCAAGAGCTGTAAACTCTGGTAATAGCTGGTGAAA
This genomic window contains:
- a CDS encoding ABC transporter ATP-binding protein, whose amino-acid sequence is MIEIKNIHKSFGQLEVLKGIDLEIKKGEIVSIVGPSGAGKTTLLQIIGTLDKPNEGEVVINDINISKLSNNKLSDFRNQHIGFVFQFHQLLPEFTALENIMIPSFIGGVSKSVAKQKAEELLEFMQLKDRAHHKPNELSGGEKQRVAVARALINNPEVILADEPSGSLDSKNKRELHQLFFDLRDKYGQTFVIVTHDEELASITDRTIHLKDGIIEQETTSNNNIKEEAKDEDN